The following coding sequences lie in one Miscanthus floridulus cultivar M001 chromosome 9, ASM1932011v1, whole genome shotgun sequence genomic window:
- the LOC136482725 gene encoding noroxomaritidine/norcraugsodine reductase-like translates to MAAGGGIHRGERWSLAGATSQQGDRARHGEELAAFGVRVHTCSRSAADLEACRRRWSEMGLDVTVTACDLAVRADRERLMETVKATFDGKLDIMVNNAAQMLVKPVAQCTVEDFSRCMATNLETCFHLCQLAHPLLLNASLTGGGSVVNVSFIGSLLAYHDLTLYGTAKAGMNQLPRSLATEWASDKIRVNCVAPGLIMTDKAKEAPPEAMEQSLTRAPMRRASEPVEVASMVSFLCMPAASYVTGQVICVDGGRTISA, encoded by the exons ATGGCGGCCGGCGGTGGGATTCACAGGGGCGAGCGGTGGAGCCTGGCGGGCGCGACGTCGCAGCAAGGGGATCGGGCACGCCATGGTGAGGAGTTGGCTGCGTTCGGTGTGCGCGTGCACACGTGCTCGCGCAGCGCGGCTGACCTGGAGGCGTGCCGCCGGCGGTGGTCCGAGATGGGGCTGGACGTCACGGTCACGGCCTGTGACCTCGCCGTGCGCGCCGACCGGGAGAGGCTCATGGAGACTGTCAAGGCCACCTTCGACGGCAAGCTCGACATTATG GTGAACAATGCGGCGCAGATGCTCGTGAAACCGGTGGCGCAGTgcacggtggaggacttctcacGTTGCATGGCAACCAACCTGGAGACGTGCTTCCATCTCTGCCAGCTCGCGCACCCTCTCCTCCTCAACGCCTCCCTCACCGGCGGCGGAAGCGTTGTCAATGTCTCCTTCATTGGAAGTTTGCTGGCCTACCACGACCTCACCCTCTATGGCACCGCCAAAG CCGGAATGAACCAACTACCAAGGAGCCTGGCCACCGAGTGGGCCAGCGATAAGATTCGTGTCAACTGCGTGGCACCTGGGCTGATCATGACCGACAAGGCGAAAGAG GCACCACCAGAGGCCATGGAGCAATCGTTAACCAGGGCCCCTATGCGGCGGGCCAGCGAGCCGGTGGAGGTGGCGTCCATGGTGTCCTTCCTCTGCATGCCGGCGGCGTCCTACGTCACTGGCCAGGTCATCTGCGTGGACGGCGGCCGGACCATTAGTGCCTGA